actgtatcttttaaagtgattgtaacgtCAGTTCATTCCCCCCCTTTTTTgtagtagacattttttcttaaacttacatataaaacttgactcatcatagagcccccccccccccccccccctgctaaaaaaatatttcatttttgtcaaattgaatttacacatagaaaatcgacttaccatggatttgccccctccactttttaaacaaaattaatgtttatttttttttaatttacgcttaaagatatttgcttatcatattaaaagaacatggtgtaacccccccccccctccccttgcatataataaatggaagtgaaaataaagaaaccattggactgctaaagagctgaaggattagaatgttcatgatttttttttctctttgctttcaaagatttttgggatgaggctgccatcaacccacccacccccttttaaaaaggcgctgctacgtatagaccaatccacactttacaaaagttatgtcccttggccgccatctttggggaaaaacccaAAGATTTCACACAGTAGCCTTTGGAGTTTAAAGGTTTATAACTTTGTCATTTGGCATTAAAAATCCGTTTCTGTTCTGTATTTTGATTGCCTCAAAAtggggcaacccacacatcgaaggaataaatcaaatgttagtttcctgtatctgaagaaatgtccttattcgtcagctgttccttagcttagcctttgcaagattttgagaggattttggtcatttcagcagatttacaatatcTTCAGTTAGAGCAATTTctccttatcagtgcttattgtgacgtcaaagctgacgttggttaggtgtcgtcttactctttaaaactcccatgagaaataaaagtatgcgaagtatactgttttatttacttaaaaagcatgatgttcttaaaattacacatcttataagcttttcaaaggttttgctttgattctcgggagaacgtgaggttggaacgtgaggttgaaaaccattggtactatgaattgtgggtcaaaatttactgaatgccgaaaaaatatatcggatcaatgtgtaaacctttgtgacgtcactcgattatttttgattgagagtGTACTGAGGTAAACATTAAAAGTACTattgactgtatgtcgtatacatcgttattgtttttatattgtcttgctgattctcgtgagagtgtgaagtgataaaaaatgccatgattacagggaactactgggacgataaaaacaatgcattactggtccgatttactgacgccaaaaaaatccgttgaatgaatgtgcaactagtccgaattttctattcacacacgccttgtcggtagagctcgcttcgttccggcgctgcgcgccggcgatcTGCGCTCGCTAATATTTAAGCAACTAGTACTATTTCACCTTGTCAAATTCCCATTTCGCGCACATTTTTTAgatacctaattttcaaatgtgtgcaaaacgtgAACAAACCTGAAGCGCAGTGTCCGTGCGTTTAAAATGGGGGTGCGAGAAAACACAGCTCTCCAGCAGTAATCTTGAAGCGGTCTTTTTGCTTCCTCTTTTTATACAAGTACGATAAATTCTCACACTAATGCGCATTctcaaaataaagttaataGATTCAGGggattcaattaaaaataatcattatgattTTTGCAAAACTCCAGGCAAATTGACTGGTTTTAATAAATCTAATATGGCAGCGATGGCCTTTttatgatgataaaaaaatcaacgCGATCTGTGGCCTTTTGCTGAATGtgtcaaatgttttatttatattatcaaATTAACTATGTAATAACAAGCAATGCAAAAAGAGATCtgacaatcatttaaaataaatcttaaaatacaataattatagaaaagtgcatttgtattgtattatatatagttCCATTTGTCCTTATATTACAATACTAAGTCTTTCAAAATACAGATTACATTctgaaaattgaacattttttgtgtCATTATTTTAGCAAATatctaatgttaaaaaatgtgacGCTCTTCAGTtgcattaattaaaaactgTCATTGATATGGGTTACTGAGTTTACTTGGTTTTACCATTCATCATTCATTTAATACTCagtattgatatttatttagggcatacatgtattttcattcgAATACAACAAACATACATTATTATCAGTATTAATTCATTGCATGATTCAGCAATCTGAAAAGAaaaggtttcttttttaaataaaaaaataattaatgtattaaacacagttatttaaagtaataacaatatattgattgtCACAGTATCTAATAACTCTTACTTCGATCTCAACAAACTTACCTCCAAAATCCCAATTGTCAGTAATGTGATCAGTAGTAGGCTTATTTCACACTCTTCAATGTTTATAGTGCTAAGTTTCTTGATGGGGGCCATGCAATTCTATATTATTAAGAGTaatgcatttataaaatgtataattcatTGTCTTgctatttattatattttcaagaaaaaattaaattgctaTAACAAAGAAGACATTATGACACATTCCTCCCAAATTAATCTCTCATATTCACAACTAAGTCTGTTTTATATACCAAACAAATGGTATTTGATTTCATTAACGTTCTAGCACACTTGTTTTCAAACTGTAGCATACGATACCGCATAgcctggggttttttttggcgGGTTTataattttggtcaattttgttgattattgaaaattcatcaaaattaaaatcaccaAATTTAAGTACTTCTATGTAGATTTTGTAGACAAACATATAGTGTTGGAGATAATttctacatactttttttttattaattcttaaTTAAGCATAATGAAAAAGGACACACAGTGTTGCAAATACAAATGTGCATTTACTCTTGATCAATAccaaacaaatgtaaataaataaaagctaAACTTTACTATAAATAAGAAGTTCATTGTTTACACACTATATCATTTTTCACTGTTCAAGTGTGTTGTTTTAGAAGACATGCTCTAACATCTAGCCAGATGCAGATAATTGCGTCGCTAACgatgtaattaaaattaatagttAATAAGGTATACTTTTTTCAGCCATATATCAAGTACTGTTTAGCTATACCTGTTAAAATGTTGAAGGATGTGATCCCAGGATTGGACACCACATTATATCATCTTAAAATTGTGACTTAGGATTTTGACTGTAGTGTATTAACTTCATGAACTGAATTGACTTTTAATTAACGAAACagtatttacaaaaattatctctgccaaaattaattatatacctTATATGTCCAAATCCGAAAAAGTATGACCCGCCCCCAAGTACGGCTATACGGTATTTAGCAGAAATTGGCGAAACATAATTAACATTTACAGATTTAAAGGTTCCAGGATTGACTGAGGAATGACAGGCGATCGGTGCATTTCCATAATCTTCTTCCGTAACATAATTACAGCAGGTCTTTGGGATCTGGGAGGCCGTTGTCTGACATGAACCGGAAGTAGTACACCACGGAGTGCTGTCAAAGTCGTTGGTGGTTCCTTGGACTTGGTTTACAGCACAGCAGTCATACTTGATTCATATTCCCAAAATTGAACAATGAGTCAAAAAAGAAGTTCTTTAGTGTAGAAGAAAGCACAATGGTTCGTAAGAATAAAACAAACTTATAGGTTGATTGACTAATATACCTAATTGATCAGACTTCTGATACTTTTATCTGATCTGATATCTTATACATGCGCTTTTGCGCTTTTGTGTAAAGaaagattgtatatatttaaacaattttcaagtttttaagCTTTTCAATAATTAACTTATCATGGTAAGTTTTTTACCTCAATGAAGAACTTGTTCCAATTATTAGATATTGCACCCCCATTTGTAAGATTATCGGAAGTATAACTGTCCTGAAGTCGATTTATCATTGCTGATTTTATTTGGGCATAGTTCTGAAAAAAAAGCCTTGAAGATGAACACCGCTTGTAAATtagcactgtccgccatatttctctctCACTACCGTTATCCCTACAACCCCTTTATAAGCTTGAGACCTATTAGGAGATTAAAGTATTTTGATGTAGAAGTcccacctgtgtggacgtacatcttgcCTCGCCTGTTACTCGGtagcgatgaaattatcaagttTTACGCACTATTttcaagccaggagaatactaacatcaattaaactggtcaaaatataatttacaaacagaatacagtaaaacacggttatagcgaacacgcttataatgaattgacgcttacagcgaagtgaatttcattccccaagtctctatttcatgttgtaaacttgacggatataacatATTACGCTTATGACGAAGTAATATTGCCCGttcctgggacttcgttataagcgtgttttactgtatgcacataaaataagaataaaatgcataaattccaaagaccacgaaaggaatactacatgtctgccacgagtttcaggtgtgcaatcgggtgtaacgacaTCGAAGGGTTTGTATAacagggctgcgttcaagatcgtagaaTGCAGCCTAGCCGCTATGTCGTAGATATCTAGCTCTATTGGTAGGTTAGCGGCTAAGTCTCTGATTTAAAGTTGGACATATACAACTTAAGACTTAGTACATTGACATagtttgttaatttcaagcggaaatatataaggaataaggaatcattctttgagtattatgaggtgataattttggtcggggcgtgatcaaatctaattAAGCCCGataatagatttgatcacgccccgaccgaaattatcacctcataatatccaaagaatgattccttactacttatatttatataattttaaaccatctttcgattaaatattgaaatataaataagcaaactccGCTGGCACCTCAATTTGgcttcatttgaagttatgggttttatagtacaaaatcgatacgtagtgttatcacaggaaaagacactggaaaatgtaaatatacatattttattttcacttgaaggatacataaaatatcactagatAAATAGATTAAATGTTAAAGTTGTTACtaaggtggccatcttgaattcgatgcttagcataaaatatttaagctacgaatatctacctagcggctaggctagcttacCGTTCAACTCCGTAGCCCTacgtagcagctacgatcttAAACGCAACCCATATATATGTgagacggtgcctatttacgagcagtgttcagctttaaactTTATAGGtaaacacattttcaaaaaaaacatTGGAAAGGAAATGTGCaacaaatttataataaattaagtcttaattttttttaaacaaatacatcGATAGAAAAACCTTAGACTCATCTGATATTAATAAGTATATTctacatttttgtaaataaaataaaaaaaatactgagaTATGTTGAATCCCAATATACATCAACAAACAATAATCtaaattaatgatttatgtGCATCATACACTATTATATGCAAAGATATGTATTGTAATTAAGAAATTATACGAACCGAATCCTTTTGTGTTTCTTTGGAGTCAACTATTTCTTTGTAGAAGTCTATCATTTTGCCTGCATACATGATAGAAAAAATCCAAAGGACAACTATTCCTACAAGCTATGAAAAAGTATATCTAGCAACAAAACAAAGCATTTAGGTTAGTTGATAAAAGAGACAACAACAAAGATATATTACCATAAATATTTTCTGTGTACTTACTGCAAAGTGTATGCtgattatattgtttttaagtaTCCACGTGAAATTGAGGATCAACAGGAACATTATTGAACTCAGAACTAATAGTGATATTCCCCAATTGCGGATATCGGTTGAATCATTCTTAATGTCATCGTATTTACAGGGTGAGGTATTATCCACACTGAGAAACTCAAGcaccttttttaaatgacatggTTTGACTGTTGAAATCTCTTCAGTAGACGATATCAGCACAATAGCTGCAACCTTAAAAAGTATTGTAACCATTCGTTACCACCATACGGTAAGATATATCCAATTAGTAATTTATTTCAACATATGTATCAACTATAAATAAGTTTATTAGCGTTTGATTATACCATAAGAACTCCTTTCAAAGCAAGCAAGGTATGAATTGTTCTGATTTCTAAGTTTTTGCATAAATCCGTCGTAAGTTTTTCCTGTAGAAAAAAAGTACATTTCATTATAAGGTTATTGAATTCTAATTAAATTCAGTGTTGTTTAGATTAAATTATCGCCTAATACCCTTATCATGATTAGGAAAGGAacatacattgaaaaaaaaaatacaatttaaggTGTATCACTGCtcacgttttgatttcattgcacagtattcattatattttaaaagaatgtgatttttattaatctAAACCTCACAGAGAGATCATCATTTCATAATTTCACAACgtttataaagaaaatccatttgaattcagaaaacaaacaagttttggtGGGAACTATTTTCTCTtgcggaaggttttttagtcaaaaatgacagaaacaagcaattttatgaattttcaatatacttttctttttattatactttatacattattcacattttaaacatttgatagGTATGTGGCATGTTCTATAGGACCTGTATGACTTGTACAAAACTGAATTTTGAGAGAATTACATATGTTTAGCATACaattatgcaaatatatagaaatcgctgaatttttttaagccaaattttggTAGAAGTTTACATTTGAAGCCATATATCTTACATCTTTTACACACTGAccccatgttttattatgtcaaaatgatactaaATACAAatctaggcaaactggattaatcttataaaattcgatatattcaaaatgttatttcaaatcaaattgtaactattatagaaattgtcttttttaggtgcaaaaaggtatCACAAAAATTAATGCAGCTTCGTACAAACTTTCTCTTCGTAATCCTTCTATTCAGTATGACCATTATGCTtgattaaaaacaacattttaagaaaaaaaagtttacttaagcaaaataattacaacaaaTCCTGATAAGACTAAAGTCGCATTtaaggtgcaaaaaggtcaacaTTAATTGGCCATAAATCAGAGGGTTGAACACTGACCTctcattatctttgtattttttaaatgtgttttgtctacatatttcaatgatatacttctcaagaaattcttgatacagaCAGTGAAAAGTGGGATACTTTAAGTATCTTTCCAAATCCTTTAACTCAgtaataaaatatctttatcttaTGTATTCTAGAAAGGATGTAAATATAGCAAATTTCACAAACTAATTAcaatatgatttaaatatgaatattgtGTAAGAAATGTTATGTAATAGAGTTAGATGTACAAATGGATCcctgttttatttaaatttttaatacctttttgCTTTCAACGAAGAGGCTTTCTCAAATGTATTCATAACTATCTTGCTTTATGTCTTTTACGAAGAATACTGCTTAGATCTCAGAACCATCCTTCCGcagattattttcattttttttgttgtgTGCTATATACCTTATGTTACCTTGATGTTATTTTATCGttttaaaaagtaatcaatCAATTGATGATGAAATACTAAGAATACAAAAGTTTATACTTGTTTATGTATTGTTAATGTACCGTTTTGGTAAGTATATATTCCCATTTAACCACAATTATAAGATGACATTTTACGTCTGACagacaaaaaatacataaaagagTTGCTATATATAGTATATTACAACATAATAATAATTGTGGTCAGTTTTATCTTAAGGTAATTATATAGTAATCATagttcataattatattgtaaACATCAGCACTTTACTTTGACTCCCTTTTCAAATATGTGTTAAAATCAAATTCTACTTTTACTTTAAATAGAGCCCCTATGTTGCATACTtgcttttctttctttatcattACAAACGTTAATAGCAGCAAtcttattttatatatcatatgacGTTCAAtagatgtttatatatatatatatatatatatatatatatatatatatatatatatatatatatatatataaagcgtTGAAACAACTCAAGTTAACAAAGTtactatttcaaatatttataaaattgtttaccTGTTCTAATTATGtgtgagttttgtttatattttaacaatattatgTCTATGATTAAAATATTGGACGTACAATAGATATGCTCTTTTACATTTACTTGCAAAGACAAAATACCAAAACAACAAGATAAGGTTGTTCAGACAAATGAGTTATTAGTATTacttatgtaaacaaatttgaCCATAATACGATGGACTTGGTTTGCTCTTTAATTTCAATACTCACCATCGTAGAAGCTACTTTCGTTTTGGTTGTGCGCAGATTCTTCAGTTTcggtatataaaaaaagaagttatGACCAAATCAATACCGGCATGTAAGAAGACCACGGCGTTTACCGTGTGAGCCTCGTGATTGTGCTAGttttaaatgcaaaacaaacaCTGTGCAGTGGATTTAAAATTCAAGCATTTAAACAATCACCACACAGAAAAAACCAGCACGTTTCGTTTCACAAATACTACTCAAGgtaaaataaggtttttttttaaatacacacacaaCAATTTACACAATCTATTCATTCTTTAGAATGCAGGAAAAATATTGAAGTGGGTCACATTCTATAAGGATGATTATGTAGAATCGAAATTGAATGATAATTCGAAGGTAGGGTAATGTTTGT
The nucleotide sequence above comes from Magallana gigas chromosome 2, xbMagGiga1.1, whole genome shotgun sequence. Encoded proteins:
- the LOC136272653 gene encoding uncharacterized protein isoform X2, which produces MVAAIVLISSTEEISTVKPCHLKKVLEFLSVDNTSPCKYDDIKNDSTDIRNWGISLLVLSSIMFLLILNFTWILKNNIISIHFALVGIVVLWIFSIMYAGKMIDFYKEIVDSKETQKDSNYAQIKSAMINRLQDSYTSDNLTNGGAISNNWNKFFIEYDCCAVNQVQGTTNDFDSTPWCTTSGSCQTTASQIPKTCCNYVTEEDYGNAPIACHSSVNPGTFKSNCMAPIKKLSTINIEECEISLLLITLLTIGILEIAESCNELILIIMYVCCIRMKIHVCPK
- the LOC136272653 gene encoding uncharacterized protein isoform X3, yielding MIDFYKEIVDSKETQKDSNYAQIKSAMINRLQDSYTSDNLTNGGAISNNWNKFFIEYDCCAVNQVQGTTNDFDSTPWCTTSGSCQTTASQIPKTCCNYVTEEDYGNAPIACHSSVNPGTFKSNCMAPIKKLSTINIEECEISLLLITLLTIGILEIAESCNELILIIMYVCCIRMKIHVCPK
- the LOC136272653 gene encoding uncharacterized protein isoform X1, whose translation is MEKLTTDLCKNLEIRTIHTLLALKGVLMVAAIVLISSTEEISTVKPCHLKKVLEFLSVDNTSPCKYDDIKNDSTDIRNWGISLLVLSSIMFLLILNFTWILKNNIISIHFALVGIVVLWIFSIMYAGKMIDFYKEIVDSKETQKDSNYAQIKSAMINRLQDSYTSDNLTNGGAISNNWNKFFIEYDCCAVNQVQGTTNDFDSTPWCTTSGSCQTTASQIPKTCCNYVTEEDYGNAPIACHSSVNPGTFKSNCMAPIKKLSTINIEECEISLLLITLLTIGILEIAESCNELILIIMYVCCIRMKIHVCPK